A genomic segment from Janthinobacterium sp. 64 encodes:
- a CDS encoding DeoR/GlpR family DNA-binding transcription regulator, whose product MSATLLLKQRHALIQQQLHADGRVLALDLARQLDVSEDTIRRDLREMAAAGLCQRVYGGALPLAPDGGTLMQRKQEAPERKARLAQAAVSLVRAGQVLFFDAGSTNLAIASALPELTLTVITNAPAIAMALMERPEIELIMAGGRVDRRAGASLGPQALRTVERMHPDLCFLGACGADADAGVTAFNYDEAEFKRSIAGASKAVVVAVTSDKLGTAAPFGVLATGLLQHLVLEADADAAHVAAFQRLGVQVLRARV is encoded by the coding sequence ATGTCCGCCACCCTGCTCCTCAAACAACGCCACGCGCTGATCCAGCAACAATTGCACGCCGACGGCCGCGTGCTGGCGCTGGACCTGGCGCGCCAGCTCGATGTCTCTGAAGATACGATACGGCGCGACCTGCGCGAGATGGCGGCGGCCGGCCTGTGCCAGCGCGTGTATGGCGGTGCCCTGCCGCTGGCGCCCGACGGCGGCACCTTGATGCAGCGCAAGCAGGAAGCGCCCGAGCGCAAGGCGCGCCTGGCGCAGGCGGCCGTGTCGCTCGTGCGCGCCGGCCAGGTGCTGTTTTTTGATGCGGGCTCGACCAACCTGGCCATCGCCAGCGCCTTGCCGGAGTTAACGCTCACTGTCATCACCAACGCGCCAGCCATTGCCATGGCCCTGATGGAACGCCCGGAAATCGAGCTGATCATGGCTGGCGGCAGGGTCGACCGCCGCGCGGGCGCCAGCCTGGGACCGCAGGCGCTGCGCACGGTCGAGCGCATGCATCCCGACCTGTGTTTCCTCGGTGCTTGCGGCGCCGACGCGGACGCGGGCGTGACGGCATTCAACTATGACGAGGCCGAATTCAAGCGCAGCATCGCCGGCGCCAGCAAGGCCGTCGTCGTCGCCGTCACCAGCGACAAGCTGGGCACGGCCGCGCCTTTCGGCGTGCTGGCCACGGGCTTGCTGCAGCACCTGGTGCTGGAAGCCGATGCCGACGCGGCCCATGTGGCCGCCTTTCAACGGCTGGGCGTGCAAGTGTTGCGCGCCCGCGTCTGA
- a CDS encoding ABC transporter permease produces the protein MKAADFRIGWRLLAQQRGASAAVILGLAVGFAACFLLLGFVGYSLGYDSQVPQRERVLLVKQRINLFIRPEWQNFAYLSLRDVAQRSGAVGMASIVKQLDLPVQRGERPYALNVQAVDADFASLFGVTALQGDLRSALAQPDAVALTQTAARKLFTDASALGQLLQIGGVTLKVRAILPDHQRNTSVPYEVLVGTLSSAWPAAQREAAFAGTGRGAIYLQLRPGADPGALAALLQQALNDSPQDRQVRGASMGRALAGRNVTDIALLPLAQAYFDADLYHSRAVARHGQRASVAGLAVLALLILALAVINYVNLATVRTLRRQREIGVRKLLGAGAARLVQQFLAESVLTALLAAAAGLLLAWLALPLFAELVQRPLDDMFTAWRCAGALLFGVLTGLCAGAYPAWCALHVWPGPALAGRGNSETATGLWLRRVLTVLQFGAAMELCAATLAVGWQSWYGSHASPGFTPDGLLVLDLPPGSEDSPQARAFEEALARLPGIDGVAGIAEAVGRDGSKVVGSVRTRDGRDVRLEYKPMTPSWFALHRIVPLHGRLFDAAQDRIGSQVVVLNAAAALALGYPTPQAAVGQAMPAGQVIIGIAPPIRFQDMRQAAQPMLFDLRHGGALSLRSNEDVAAAHARIEPLWRRYFPQRMLELRTAQSLLVQMYAEDLRLARMLGLASLIALLLAAFGIYVLSAYSVQRRSREIVLRKLHGAGRAAIARLVGREFMLLLAAGAVLGLPLAALGIARYLAGFVERAPVGAWPLAAALLLAMLVALLATVRHTWSAMRMAPAQALRD, from the coding sequence ATGAAGGCGGCCGATTTTCGCATTGGCTGGCGCCTGCTGGCGCAGCAGCGGGGCGCCTCGGCGGCCGTCATCCTGGGGCTGGCGGTGGGTTTCGCTGCCTGCTTCTTGCTACTGGGCTTTGTCGGCTACAGCCTGGGTTACGATAGCCAGGTGCCGCAGCGCGAGCGCGTGCTGCTGGTCAAGCAGCGCATCAATCTGTTCATCCGCCCCGAGTGGCAGAACTTTGCCTATCTGTCGCTGCGCGACGTGGCGCAGCGCAGCGGCGCGGTCGGCATGGCGAGCATCGTCAAGCAACTGGATTTGCCGGTGCAGCGCGGCGAGCGCCCGTATGCGCTGAACGTGCAAGCGGTCGATGCGGATTTTGCCAGTCTGTTCGGCGTCACGGCGCTGCAGGGCGATCTGCGGTCGGCGCTGGCGCAGCCCGATGCCGTGGCGCTGACGCAGACGGCGGCGCGCAAGCTGTTTACCGACGCATCCGCGCTGGGCCAGCTGCTGCAGATCGGCGGCGTCACGCTGAAGGTGCGCGCCATCCTGCCGGACCATCAGCGCAATACCAGCGTGCCGTATGAAGTACTGGTGGGTACGCTCAGCAGTGCCTGGCCGGCGGCGCAGCGCGAGGCTGCTTTTGCCGGCACGGGGCGCGGCGCCATCTACCTGCAGCTGCGCCCCGGCGCAGACCCCGGCGCGCTGGCGGCGCTGCTGCAGCAGGCGCTCAACGACTCGCCGCAAGACCGGCAGGTGCGCGGGGCATCCATGGGCCGCGCGCTTGCGGGGCGCAACGTCACCGACATCGCGCTGCTGCCGCTGGCGCAGGCTTATTTCGATGCGGACCTGTACCACAGCCGCGCTGTGGCGCGCCACGGGCAGCGCGCCAGCGTGGCGGGACTGGCCGTGCTGGCGCTGCTGATACTGGCCCTGGCCGTCATCAATTACGTGAATCTGGCCACCGTGCGCACCTTGCGCCGCCAGCGCGAAATTGGCGTGCGCAAGCTGCTCGGCGCCGGTGCGGCGCGCCTGGTGCAGCAGTTCCTGGCCGAGTCGGTGCTGACGGCGTTGCTGGCCGCCGCCGCGGGCTTGCTGCTGGCCTGGCTGGCGCTGCCGCTCTTCGCCGAGCTGGTACAGCGGCCGCTGGACGACATGTTCACCGCCTGGCGCTGCGCCGGCGCCTTGCTGTTTGGCGTGCTCACGGGCTTGTGTGCTGGCGCCTATCCCGCCTGGTGCGCGCTGCACGTGTGGCCCGGTCCCGCGCTGGCGGGCCGCGGCAACAGCGAAACAGCGACTGGCCTGTGGCTGCGCCGCGTGCTGACGGTATTGCAGTTCGGCGCCGCCATGGAGCTGTGCGCCGCGACCCTGGCGGTCGGCTGGCAATCCTGGTATGGCAGCCACGCCTCGCCGGGTTTCACGCCGGATGGCTTGCTGGTGCTGGATTTGCCGCCCGGGAGCGAAGACAGCCCGCAGGCGCGCGCCTTCGAAGAGGCGCTGGCGCGTCTGCCCGGCATCGACGGCGTGGCGGGCATCGCGGAAGCGGTCGGGCGCGATGGCAGCAAGGTCGTTGGCAGCGTCAGGACGCGCGACGGGCGCGACGTGCGCCTGGAATACAAACCCATGACGCCAAGCTGGTTTGCGCTGCACCGCATCGTGCCCTTGCACGGGCGCTTGTTCGATGCGGCGCAGGACCGGATCGGCAGCCAGGTGGTGGTACTCAATGCGGCGGCGGCGCTGGCGCTGGGCTATCCCACGCCGCAGGCCGCCGTGGGACAGGCGATGCCGGCCGGGCAGGTGATTATCGGCATTGCGCCGCCGATCCGTTTCCAGGACATGCGCCAGGCGGCCCAGCCGATGCTGTTCGATTTGCGCCACGGCGGCGCACTGTCCCTGCGCAGCAATGAGGATGTGGCAGCGGCCCATGCGCGCATCGAGCCGCTGTGGCGGCGCTATTTTCCGCAGCGGATGCTGGAACTGCGCACGGCGCAAAGCCTGTTGGTGCAGATGTATGCCGAGGATCTGCGTCTGGCGCGCATGCTCGGCCTGGCCAGCCTGATCGCCCTGCTGCTCGCCGCCTTCGGCATCTACGTGCTGTCGGCCTACAGCGTGCAGCGCCGCAGCCGCGAAATTGTGCTGCGCAAGTTGCATGGCGCGGGCCGCGCCGCCATCGCCCGCCTGGTGGGGCGCGAGTTCATGCTGCTGCTGGCTGCCGGTGCCGTACTGGGCCTGCCGCTGGCGGCCCTGGGCATCGCGCGCTACCTGGCCGGCTTTGTCGAACGCGCGCCGGTGGGCGCCTGGCCGCTGGCGGCGGCATTGCTGCTGGCCATGCTGGTGGCGTTACTGGCCACCGTGCGGCACACCTGGTCGGCCATGCGCATGGCGCCGGCGCAAGCCTTGCGCGATTGA
- a CDS encoding MFS transporter, protein MHLTGTLQQRATRLVFFAAGLGMAAWAPLVPYAKSRLGLDEATLGILLLCLGAGSLCAMPFTGMLTARFGCRKVIVCAGLLLTAILPGLALAATPLQLGLVLLVFGAAMGTFDVAINIQAVIIEKANGGAMMSGFHALFSVGGFAGAACMALLLWLGLTPAWSCVVVMLLLCGVLGAAQGHLLPTASATGEKTPLFVMPHGAVIFIGLLCFIVFLAEGAILDWSALFLTTTRGVAEAKGGLGYAAFAIAMTLGRFTGDKVVSRFGGKRVLTFGGLCAASGFFLAVLAPHASLAMAGFVLIGLGAANIVPILFTAAGNQRAMPASLAVAAITTIGYAGILAGPAVIGFIAHATSLNIAFAMLGAALLLVAASARLVAPAKQAS, encoded by the coding sequence ATGCATCTCACCGGTACCCTGCAACAACGCGCCACGCGCCTGGTCTTTTTTGCCGCCGGCCTCGGCATGGCCGCCTGGGCCCCGCTGGTTCCCTACGCCAAGTCGCGCCTGGGCCTCGATGAAGCCACGCTCGGCATTTTGCTGTTGTGCCTGGGCGCCGGTTCGCTGTGCGCGATGCCGTTTACGGGCATGCTCACGGCACGCTTCGGCTGCCGCAAGGTCATCGTCTGCGCCGGCCTGCTGCTGACCGCCATCCTGCCCGGCCTGGCGCTGGCCGCCACGCCGCTGCAACTGGGCCTGGTGCTGCTGGTGTTCGGCGCGGCCATGGGCACGTTTGACGTGGCCATCAACATCCAGGCCGTGATCATCGAAAAGGCCAACGGCGGCGCCATGATGTCAGGCTTTCATGCCTTGTTCAGCGTGGGCGGCTTTGCCGGTGCAGCCTGCATGGCCCTGCTGCTGTGGCTGGGCCTGACGCCGGCCTGGTCCTGCGTGGTGGTGATGCTGCTGCTGTGCGGCGTGCTGGGCGCGGCGCAAGGCCATCTGCTGCCGACCGCGTCCGCAACCGGCGAAAAGACGCCGCTGTTCGTCATGCCGCATGGCGCCGTCATTTTCATCGGCTTGCTGTGCTTTATCGTCTTCCTGGCCGAAGGCGCCATCCTCGACTGGAGCGCCCTGTTCCTCACCACCACGCGCGGCGTGGCAGAAGCCAAGGGCGGCCTCGGCTATGCCGCCTTCGCCATCGCCATGACGCTGGGCCGCTTCACGGGCGACAAGGTGGTCAGCCGCTTTGGCGGCAAGCGCGTGCTTACTTTCGGAGGCTTGTGCGCGGCCAGCGGCTTTTTCCTGGCCGTATTGGCGCCGCATGCGAGCCTGGCCATGGCAGGCTTCGTGCTGATCGGCCTGGGTGCGGCGAACATCGTGCCCATCCTGTTTACGGCGGCGGGCAACCAGCGCGCCATGCCGGCCAGCCTTGCCGTGGCGGCCATCACCACCATCGGCTATGCAGGCATCCTGGCCGGCCCGGCCGTGATCGGTTTCATCGCCCACGCCACCAGCCTCAATATCGCCTTCGCCATGCTGGGCGCCGCCCTGCTGCTGGTGGCGGCCAGCGCGCGCCTGGTGGCGCCGGCAAAACAGGCTTCCTGA
- a CDS encoding head GIN domain-containing protein: MRTLLALCCAVALGGCAIVINPNDGEVRYADAGAIQGNEQVSREVRQISSLSGLDIDNMMRIHIKIDVRVGPAPSLVIETDSNLQPLIHSEVSGNTLRIWSDANIRSSNGIHVIYTTPQLSKINISGTGRLVVNGFNGEDLKLVQRGSMQSDLSGKAGHLKVASHGSGSINASALSSGNSEAVLNGSGRINMGPVNGDTVKLAVNGSGSISASGRVRRLDASVNGSGDLNLASLNSDVAQLSSSGSGDIDATVQNDVNARASGSGRITVHGDPARRTLSGTSVSVVR, translated from the coding sequence ATGCGTACCTTGCTGGCCCTGTGCTGTGCCGTTGCCCTTGGCGGTTGCGCCATCGTCATCAACCCCAACGATGGCGAAGTGCGCTATGCCGACGCGGGTGCCATCCAGGGCAACGAGCAAGTGAGCCGCGAGGTGCGCCAGATCAGCAGCTTGAGCGGACTCGATATCGACAACATGATGCGCATCCACATCAAGATCGACGTACGCGTCGGTCCCGCGCCATCGCTGGTGATCGAAACGGACAGCAACCTGCAGCCGCTGATCCACAGCGAGGTCAGCGGCAATACCTTGCGCATCTGGAGCGACGCGAACATTCGCAGCAGCAACGGCATCCACGTCATCTACACGACGCCGCAACTGAGCAAGATCAATATTTCCGGCACCGGCCGCCTGGTGGTCAATGGTTTCAATGGCGAAGACCTGAAGCTGGTGCAGCGCGGCTCAATGCAGAGCGATCTGTCGGGCAAGGCCGGCCACCTCAAAGTGGCCAGCCACGGCTCGGGCAGCATCAACGCGTCAGCGCTGAGCAGCGGCAATAGCGAGGCCGTCCTGAACGGTTCCGGCCGCATCAATATGGGCCCGGTAAACGGCGACACGGTCAAGCTGGCCGTCAACGGCTCGGGCAGCATCAGCGCCAGCGGCCGCGTACGGCGCCTGGACGCCAGCGTCAACGGTTCGGGCGATCTCAACCTGGCGTCGCTGAACAGCGACGTGGCCCAACTGTCCAGCAGTGGCTCCGGCGACATCGACGCCACCGTTCAGAATGACGTCAACGCCCGCGCCAGCGGTTCCGGCCGCATCACCGTGCATGGCGATCCGGCCCGCCGCACCCTGTCCGGCACGAGCGTCAGCGTGGTGCGCTAA
- a CDS encoding YkgJ family cysteine cluster protein, with product MPSPAVSLACRPSCGACCTAPSITSPIPGMPDGKPAGVRCVQLADDNRCKIFGQPQRPAFCGGLQPSADMCGDSREHAIHWLDELERLTAP from the coding sequence ATGCCGTCCCCCGCCGTTTCCCTGGCATGCCGCCCATCCTGCGGCGCCTGCTGCACCGCACCGTCCATCACCAGCCCGATTCCCGGCATGCCGGATGGAAAACCTGCGGGCGTGCGCTGCGTGCAACTGGCCGATGACAACCGCTGCAAGATCTTTGGCCAGCCGCAGCGGCCCGCGTTTTGCGGCGGCTTGCAGCCATCGGCCGACATGTGCGGCGATAGCCGCGAACATGCCATCCACTGGCTGGACGAGCTGGAACGGCTGACGGCACCCTGA
- a CDS encoding efflux RND transporter periplasmic adaptor subunit has translation MRSPPSAMPHLPPSGAAMDTRVPRSRRKLVVAGLAGMLLLAALAAAGWWAMPRGLQVPVAELRIGTATRGIFLDEVVVRASAEPLHSVLLDSVESGRIEEVLASDGALVSKGQLLFRISNPQRNLELLARKAEHAQQIFNLSNLRVAQQASASEHQRRLDDLAFALQQGGKQHARNVRLAARGFISSVALEESADTLLQQQRALAQEQQAAQAESMVRRDAASQLGASIAGLSSGLLLVGATVDALAVRAPSAGRLTDFRLQVGESIATGKNVGRIDDPVRYKLSARVDEFYLNRMAAGRQASIVQAGQHYALRVQTIYPQIKEGRFTVELVFTHGQPPVLNPGQSLDAQITLGEPAAALLLPNGAFINDSGGAWVYVLDASGGQAQRRAVRIGRRNNSQLEVLQGLQAGERVILSAYAAYGNSPRLQISR, from the coding sequence ATGCGTTCTCCCCCATCTGCCATGCCCCATTTGCCGCCCAGCGGCGCCGCCATGGATACGCGCGTGCCGCGCAGCCGGCGCAAACTTGTCGTTGCCGGCCTGGCGGGCATGCTGTTGCTGGCCGCGCTGGCCGCGGCCGGCTGGTGGGCGATGCCGCGCGGCTTGCAGGTGCCTGTCGCCGAACTGCGCATCGGTACCGCCACTCGCGGTATTTTTCTCGATGAAGTGGTGGTGCGCGCCAGCGCCGAGCCGCTGCATTCCGTGCTCCTCGATTCGGTCGAGTCGGGCCGCATCGAAGAGGTGCTTGCCAGTGATGGCGCACTGGTGAGCAAGGGACAGCTGCTGTTCCGCATCTCCAATCCGCAGCGTAACCTGGAACTGCTGGCCCGCAAGGCCGAACATGCGCAGCAGATTTTCAACTTGTCCAATTTGCGCGTGGCGCAGCAGGCCAGCGCCAGCGAGCACCAGCGCCGCCTGGATGACCTGGCGTTCGCGCTGCAGCAGGGTGGCAAGCAGCATGCGCGCAATGTCAGGCTGGCGGCGCGGGGCTTCATTTCCAGCGTGGCGCTGGAGGAGTCGGCCGACACGCTGCTGCAGCAGCAGCGCGCGCTGGCGCAGGAACAGCAGGCGGCGCAGGCGGAGTCGATGGTGCGCCGCGATGCGGCCAGCCAGCTTGGCGCGTCCATCGCCGGCCTCAGTTCCGGCTTGCTGCTGGTCGGCGCCACGGTCGACGCCCTGGCCGTGCGCGCGCCGTCCGCCGGCCGGCTGACGGACTTCCGGCTGCAGGTGGGCGAGTCTATCGCGACGGGCAAGAATGTGGGCCGCATCGACGACCCTGTGCGCTACAAGCTGTCGGCCAGGGTGGACGAGTTTTACCTGAACCGCATGGCGGCCGGGCGGCAAGCCAGCATCGTCCAGGCTGGGCAACATTACGCGCTGCGCGTGCAGACGATTTATCCGCAGATCAAGGAGGGCCGCTTCACGGTGGAACTGGTGTTTACGCATGGCCAGCCGCCCGTGCTCAATCCTGGGCAAAGCCTCGATGCGCAGATTACCCTGGGCGAGCCGGCCGCCGCGCTGCTGCTGCCGAACGGCGCCTTCATCAACGACAGCGGCGGCGCCTGGGTCTACGTGCTCGATGCGTCCGGCGGCCAGGCGCAGCGGCGCGCCGTGCGCATCGGCCGGCGCAACAACAGCCAGCTCGAAGTGCTGCAAGGGCTGCAGGCAGGTGAGCGCGTGATCCTGTCGGCCTATGCGGCGTATGGAAATTCCCCCAGATTGCAGATCAGCCGGTAA